GCTTGCGGCCTGCGTTGATGCGCCGGCGGCCTCCATGGGCACGGCGGGCGGTTTCTTCCGCAAGGTGAGCACTACCGAGGGGTTTAATATGGCCATGGCCGAGGCCCGAGCCAAGGGCCAGCCTATCCTGGTCGATTTTTCCGCCGACTGGTGCGTTGCCTGTCGGGAGATCGACCAGGAGGTCATGGCCGATTCGGCCGTTCACTCCCGCCTGCTCAATGTCTCCATCATCCGCGTTGACGTAACGGCGGACACTCCGGAGAGCCGCGCGCTCATGCAGCGTTTCAACGTCATAGGACCGCCTACCATGCTGTTTTTCAATGCCCATACCGGCCTGGAGATGGACAACAGCCGGTCTGTCGGCGCGGTTTCCGTCGAACAGTTTCGCCAAGCCCTTGAACAGGTCGGTGCATAAGCCGGCTTCCCGTAAACCACGAAAGAAAGGATGCACACATGAAATCGACTGGTTTGTTGGCACTTCTCGTCTGTTTGGCCCTAGTCGCCGCCATCACGCCGTTGCGGCATGCCGTCGCAACGCAACAACCTGTGGATGCCGCCGCCATAATCGACGATCCATCCGCCCCTGTCACCGGCAATCCCAAAGGTGATATCACCATCGTCGAGTTTTCCGACTATAATTGTCCCTTTTGCAAGCAATCTGCTGCGGCTCTTGAAGAATTGATCAAGTCAGATGGCAAAATTCGTGTTGTCCACAAGGATTGGCCTGTGCTGACGGATGCCTCGGCCTATGGGGCGCGACTGGCCCTGGCCGCAGGTTATCAGGGGAAATATGCCGAGGCCAATGCGGCGTTGATGCGCATCCCGGGTATGCGTATTTCCAAGGAACGGATGTTGGAAGCCGTCAAGGCCTCGGGTGTGGATATGGACCGTCTGGAAAGCGATCTCAACACCCATGCAAAGGAGATCGTCGCCCTGTTGGAACGCAATTCCGAACAGGCCGAAACGCTGGGTCTGCAAGGGACGCCGGCATTTCTCGTCGGCCCCTACCTTGTCCCCTCCGCTCTTGGCTACGACAGTTTCAAGCAGGTCGTCGCCGATGCGCGGACGAAAATGAAAGGCGACAAGTAAAGAGACTTTCTGGGGTTGCTCCTTGCAGACGGTCCAGGTTCGAGTTCTGGCAGGAGCACTACAGGCATTTAAAGGGGTTAGGTCGTTTTGGCCTAGCCCCGTCGGCTTTTGGGATAACCTCTCGGGGTAATATCTTGGCCAACCTGAGTTCCGTTCGGCCAACTGGAGTCGGGGAATTTTTTGCCTAACCCCTATTCTAGAAATGTATGCCAGACAGGCTTCGAACCCCGGGCCGGGCCGTCCGCGTCAGGCGGAGGCGTCGTCAGTTCGGGAAGATGTTGTTGATCTTGCAGGCCGCGCAAGCTGCGCCGAAACCGTTGTCGATGTTGACCACGGTCACGCCGCTGGCGCAGGAAGTGAGCATGCCAAGCAGCGCGGAGAGTCCTGAGAAGCAAGCCCCGTAGCCCACCGAGGTGGGCACCGCCACGATGGGTTGGGACAGCAGCCCTCCAACGACGCTGGCCAGCGCTCCTTCCATGCCAGCCACCACGACGAGCACCCGGGCCTTGCGAAGCTCGTCGAGCTTGCCCAGGAGCCGGTGGATGCCGGCCACGCCCACGTCGGAGATGACAAAGGCCCGACTGCCGAGCATTTCACAGGTTACGCGGGCTTCTTCGGCTACCGGGAGGTCGGAGGTCCCGGCGGTGATGATGCCGATCTCCCCCGCCCGGTAAACGATATCTCCCCGGACAGCGGTCAAGGTGCGCCCAAGGGGGTTGTACCGGACTTCCGGACAGACGGATTGCACATGCGCGGCCATTTCGGGCGAAACCCGGGTGGCCAGGACGTTTGCGTGCTCACGCATGCGAACGAATATGTCGCCCACCTGTTCCGGGGTCTTGCCCTCGCCGTAGATCACTTCGGGGAAGCCGTTTCGCAGCGCGCGGTGCAGGTCGATCTTGGTGTGGCCGATGTCCAGGAAGGGGAGATCGCGCAGTTGCTCCATCCCCTGTTCCACATCGAGGCTGCCGTTTTGGATGCCGGTCAGCAATTGCTTCAACGTTTCCTGTGTGTTCATGGTCTTCAATCTTGTTTTCGCTTACGCGGTCTTTTCGTTAAGGCTGCCCATGCGGTAGCCGGCGAGATCCACGGTCACATAACGGTAGCCCAGCGCCTTGAGTCGGGCGTCGATCCCATGACGCCTGTCCGCTTCGACCATCCCGGCGACCCGGTCGTGCGGCACTTCAATGCGAGCGAGATCGCCATGGCTTCGCAGCCGCACCGCAGTCAATCCCAGATTTTTCAGGAGGGCTTCGGCCTGGTCGATGCGCCGCAGCTCCACGGACTCGATGCGTGTGTCGTGGGGAATGCGCGAGAGAAGACACGCCCCGGAGGGCTTGTCCCAGACAAGGCCATGTTCCCTGGAAAGATCCCGGTGGCGGACGTTTACGGCCTGAGCCGTGCGTTTGGCCTCCTCGACCTCCGATTCCGGCGTGTAGTCGGCGGCGATGGTGACGGCCAACACGTCGTCAGCCAGGGCTTGCCTGGCGGCATGCAGCAAAAAAGTACTGTCCAATCCACCCGAGAACGCGACCACGACCTTTTGCATGGAGCGCAGTTCGCAAAGCAGGTTCCGGTACTTTTGGTCTTTTGGCGGCAGAGAGGGCGTCATGTCCTTCACCCCTTTCCAGGCCTGTCGACCTCGGCCAGGTGGACCCGCAGGATATTGGGAATGTCCATGTCTCGGTGGCCGATGCCGTAAGCGGTCTTTTCCGTCACCATCGTTGGGGTTAAGGTGAAGGTGTCCACCAGGGTCGCCAGGATAGCCGCGCCCGTCGGTGTTGCGGTTTCCTGTTTCACCGCGCCTCGGGTGGTCGGGATGCCGTGCAGGATCTCCATCGTGGCCGGCGCGGGGACCGGGATGCAGCCGTGGGCGCAATGGACAAAACCGCCCCCCAGTTCCACCGGGGACGCCCACACCGCGTCCACGCCCAACTGGTGGAAACAGATGGCCGCGCCCACGATGTCCACGATGGAGTCGGTGGCTCCCACTTCATGGAAATGGACTTCGTCGACAGTCTTCCCGTGGACGCGGGCCTCGGCCGCAGCCACTTTGCGAAAGATGCGCAGACTCGTGGCCTTGATCGCATCATCCAAGGCGCTCCCCTGGATAATGGCCTCGATATTGGCGAGATTCCGGTTCGGGCCATGTGCGTGACGGTGTCCCCGGTGCGCCTGGCCATGTTCGTGCCCGTGCCCGTGCTCGTACTGGTGCGCTTGGCCATGTTCGTGCTCGTGCGCCTGACCATGTTCGTGCTCGTGCCCGTGCTCGTGCGTATGCACGTGGTCCCCATGGTGGTGGTCATGGGTATGCTCGTGCATGGCGGCGGCGTGTCCGTGATCATGGCCCGCCGCCTCATGCGTGAGCACAACGTCCACCCTGGTGCCGACAATCCCGTGGCGGGCGTCGGTGGCGACGCGCAGCGCGAATTCATGATCCAGCCCGAGTTTGGAGAGCTCGGTCCGCAGAGACTCGGGATCAACGCCGAGGCCGATCATGGCGGCCAAATTCATGTCGCCGCTAATCCCGGCAAAGCAGTCGTAAAAGAGTATTTTCATCGTTCGAGGCATTCCCTGGCGTTGGGACCGTGGTTTGTTGATCGGGGAGCATATGACGAAGGGGGCGAGGGAACCCTGTGGCGGCAAAAGAGGCACGGGGGCATCCTGCGTCCCTCTTGCCGCACAGGTCTGTTGGCGGAGAACGTTCTACTTCTTCAGATGCAGATGCACGCCCATACCGCCGGTGAAGCAGTCCGGCGTGCAGAGAATGCGGGGGGTCTTGCCCACGTGGCGCTGGGCCATGGCCATGGCCTCCTTGAAGGTTGCCGTGGGGGTGAAACCCATGCCCCGGGCGTATCCGGGAGCCTTGGCTCCGGCAATGTACACAGCCGAGGTCCGCTGGGCGGGCACGCTGCCGCCGCTGATCATGGACATGGCATGGTAGGGGTGGTAGGTGTTGTAATTGGAATAGGAGTAGCAATATTCGGGGTTGGCGGAGAGGGCGTCGGCGTCCTTCGAAGTCAGGAATTCCGCCGGGGTGCAATACTTCTGCAACGCCTCGTAGGTTTCCGCGTAGGATGGGAACCATTTGGGATTGAACCAGCCGTCGCACACGGCCGCGGCGATGATGACCCCGCCTTCCCGGAAGGCGCCCCAGCAGCGCGAGAGCTGGCCGCCGATGGCCAGGCTCATGAGAATGGGGTTGGAGCCCATGCCCGGGCCGTAGTGGAAATTGCGGGGCAGGCCCATGATGAGCACGTCGGCCGGTTCGGCGGCGTCGAGGGCGTAGTTCGTGCGCTTGTCGGCCAGCGGCCAGGTGGCTTTTTCGATCTCGCCGAGCAGGCCGGCCTGCACGTCGAGCACTTGCGCCTTCTTGCCGATCACGGCGTCCACGCCGAAGATCATTTTGCCGATGCCTTTTTCGATGGCTTCGCCGATGGAGCGGAACTGGTGGCGCTGGTGCGAGTGGGGGGTCGCGCCCAGCCAGTCGTCGCGGTGCATGGTCTTGGGGCAGTGGTGGGAGCTGATGCAGCGCCAGGTGGTATGGCCGGTCACGAGCATCTTGTAGCCGCCGGAATAGCCGCCGTAGGGGTTGCCGGAGCAGTGTCCGACCACGATGGGCAGGTCGGCCTCGGCCAGGAGGCGGCTGACCTGCACGATGTTGCCCATTTCGTCTTGGCCGAGGTCCACGATGTCCGGGGATTCGGCGTCGTGGTTCAGGAGCCTTCCCGGCCAGAACATGTCCACGATCTCTTTGCCCAGGTACCAGTACCATTCTTCCAGCGTGTTGTGCCGGTGCAGGCCCGGGGCGCACAGCAGCGTGATGTCTTCCAGGCGCACCCCGGCGGCGAGCAGCTCCTCCACGATGATGGGGATGGCCACCCGGCGGTGGCACTGCGGCCCGGCTCCGCCTTTGACGCGGTCGGGGAAGCCGATGACCACCTTTTGGCCGGGCTTGGCCAGTTCGCGCAAGGGCGGCGTGCCCAGGGGATTGGCCAGGGCCCGACGGGTGGCCGCGGCCGGATCAACGGCCGGCGGGTCGGTGTCCACTTCGGCCAGCCGCAGCACGTTCGCGCTGTCGGGCAGTTCCACGCGCATCTTCGTATCGCCGTAATCCAACAAAACGTCTTGCATGACTGTCACCTTGGTTTGCGTTGTCCGGCAGGAGGCCTGTCGGAGCCAATAAAGCGCGGGAAGTCCCCGCTACCACCACTTGATTTTTTCCGTCACGGCATTGCGGATGGCGACGAATTTGGGATCGTCGAAACGTCGCGGCCTTGGCAGGTCGACGATCACCTCTTCCTTGATGGTTGTCGGCTTGGTGGAGAGGATGAGGATGCGTTGCGCCATGTAGACGGCTTCCTCGATGTTGTGGGTGATAAAGACCACGGTGGTCCCCAGCTCCTGCCACAGGCGGATGACCTCGTCCTCCAGGAAAAACCGCAGCTTGACATCCATTTGCCCATAGGGCTCGTCCATGAGGAGCAGATCCGGATTCATGGCGAAGGCCCGGCCGATGATGATGCGCTGCTCGGAGCTGACCGAGAGTTGATGGGGATAGCTGTTGCGCAGCTCCTGGAGACCGAGCATCTTGATGATCATTTCCGTGCGTTCGTCGATGACGTCCTTGGGCAGCTTCTTGATCTCCAGGCCAAAGCGCAGGTTTTTTTCCACGGTGAGCCAGGGAAACGCCGACGGCTCCTGGAACACGAAGGCCAGGTTGTGTTTCTTCGGATCGGCGGATTCGCCGTCGATGAAGAGGTCGCCGCGCGTGGGGCTGTAAATGCGGGTCAGGAGGTTTAAAAAGGTGGTCTTGCCGCAGCCGGTGGGGCCGACCACGCAGACGAATTCCCCTTTCTTGATGTTGAAAGAGATGTCGTCGAGGACGTGCAGGTTGCCGAAGTATTTGGTCAGGTTCTTGACCTCGACCTTGATCTCGTCGGGTTGCGTCGTCATTTCGCGCTCCATGGAAGGCCGCGCGAGTCCGCGGGCCCGTGGTCCGAGGGGTGAAGGGCTTTTCGGAGCATGATGCCGTCGTGTCCTTGGGCGGCCTAAAGGGCCAAATCCATGTTGTCCGCGATTTCCTTGCGGATGGCCAAAAAAGCCGGGTCCGTCATGTTGCGCGGACGGGGCAGGGAAATGTCATAGATGTGCTTGATGCTCGCCGGACTGTTGGAGAGCAGAAC
This DNA window, taken from Desulfovibrio sp. TomC, encodes the following:
- a CDS encoding DsbA family protein; its protein translation is MKSTGLLALLVCLALVAAITPLRHAVATQQPVDAAAIIDDPSAPVTGNPKGDITIVEFSDYNCPFCKQSAAALEELIKSDGKIRVVHKDWPVLTDASAYGARLALAAGYQGKYAEANAALMRIPGMRISKERMLEAVKASGVDMDRLESDLNTHAKEIVALLERNSEQAETLGLQGTPAFLVGPYLVPSALGYDSFKQVVADARTKMKGDK
- the larB gene encoding nickel pincer cofactor biosynthesis protein LarB; the protein is MNTQETLKQLLTGIQNGSLDVEQGMEQLRDLPFLDIGHTKIDLHRALRNGFPEVIYGEGKTPEQVGDIFVRMREHANVLATRVSPEMAAHVQSVCPEVRYNPLGRTLTAVRGDIVYRAGEIGIITAGTSDLPVAEEARVTCEMLGSRAFVISDVGVAGIHRLLGKLDELRKARVLVVVAGMEGALASVVGGLLSQPIVAVPTSVGYGACFSGLSALLGMLTSCASGVTVVNIDNGFGAACAACKINNIFPN
- a CDS encoding lactate racemase domain-containing protein encodes the protein MQDVLLDYGDTKMRVELPDSANVLRLAEVDTDPPAVDPAAATRRALANPLGTPPLRELAKPGQKVVIGFPDRVKGGAGPQCHRRVAIPIIVEELLAAGVRLEDITLLCAPGLHRHNTLEEWYWYLGKEIVDMFWPGRLLNHDAESPDIVDLGQDEMGNIVQVSRLLAEADLPIVVGHCSGNPYGGYSGGYKMLVTGHTTWRCISSHHCPKTMHRDDWLGATPHSHQRHQFRSIGEAIEKGIGKMIFGVDAVIGKKAQVLDVQAGLLGEIEKATWPLADKRTNYALDAAEPADVLIMGLPRNFHYGPGMGSNPILMSLAIGGQLSRCWGAFREGGVIIAAAVCDGWFNPKWFPSYAETYEALQKYCTPAEFLTSKDADALSANPEYCYSYSNYNTYHPYHAMSMISGGSVPAQRTSAVYIAGAKAPGYARGMGFTPTATFKEAMAMAQRHVGKTPRILCTPDCFTGGMGVHLHLKK
- a CDS encoding asparagine synthase-related protein; translated protein: MTPSLPPKDQKYRNLLCELRSMQKVVVAFSGGLDSTFLLHAARQALADDVLAVTIAADYTPESEVEEAKRTAQAVNVRHRDLSREHGLVWDKPSGACLLSRIPHDTRIESVELRRIDQAEALLKNLGLTAVRLRSHGDLARIEVPHDRVAGMVEADRRHGIDARLKALGYRYVTVDLAGYRMGSLNEKTA
- a CDS encoding ABC transporter ATP-binding protein, with amino-acid sequence MTTQPDEIKVEVKNLTKYFGNLHVLDDISFNIKKGEFVCVVGPTGCGKTTFLNLLTRIYSPTRGDLFIDGESADPKKHNLAFVFQEPSAFPWLTVEKNLRFGLEIKKLPKDVIDERTEMIIKMLGLQELRNSYPHQLSVSSEQRIIIGRAFAMNPDLLLMDEPYGQMDVKLRFFLEDEVIRLWQELGTTVVFITHNIEEAVYMAQRILILSTKPTTIKEEVIVDLPRPRRFDDPKFVAIRNAVTEKIKWW